The window cgttgacgaaattgacaaggaagaatgcgagatttaattgggagaacgagcaagaaattgcttttcaattgttaaaggagaagttgtgtcaagctccggtgttagttttgccggaaggggtggaagacatgactgtttattgtgatgcctcgttaaatggactcggatgtgttctaatgcaaagaggtaatgtcatcgcttatgcctctcgacaattaaaggaacacgagacgagatatccgactcatgatcttgagttggcggcggttgtgcatgcgttgaaaatttggcgccattacttgtatggtgtcaagtgtacgatttattcgaatcataagagtttgaaacatctctttaatcaacgagatttgaattatcgtcaacgtaggtggatggatgtggtaaaagactatgattgtgagatactttatcatccgggcaaggcgaatgtggtcgcggatgcgttaagtcggaagagtcatcacccggcgttacgattgggattgttacgtatgattattactaacgattttcttgaaaaactcggcgtgattcaaatagaggcttacgttcacaacaagcatgcggaacgaattgtgggacaatcggagttcattactatgggctcgcggggtttgttgtctttccaaggaagagtgtgggtgcctaagatgggagattatcgacaagtgctactagatgaagcacataagtcaaagtattccattcatccgggcgcaacgaaaatgtatcttgacttaaagaaagattattggtggccgggcatgaaacgtgatgttgtgaagtatgttgagcaatgcgtcacgtgtttgcaagttaaggccgagcaccaaaagccgtatggatttcattacaaagttacctaaaacggcgagaacccagtttgattcgatttgggttatagttgatcgactgacgaagagtgctttgtttcttcccattaaggaagcgatatcgtcggagaccttggctaagttgtttatcaaggaagtcatctctcgacacggtgttcctatatcgattgtttcggatcgagatactcgttttacatctcgattttgggaaaagtttcatgaggatatgggtacacaattgaaattgagaacggcgtatcatcctcaaacggacggtcaaaccgaacgtacgaatcaaactttggaagatatgttacgtgcatgcattatcgattttggtggtagttgggacgagcacttacctttggtggaattctcgtacaataatagttatcatgctagtattgggatgccaccttatgagatgctttatgggcgtaggtgtcgaaccccgatttgttggggtgaagtgggacaaaaggaaatcgggagtaccgatttggttttagagacgaatagcaagattgatgtgattcgagagcatttgaaaaaggctcaagataggcaaaaatcttatgccgataaacgtagacgaacgatcgaatttcaagaaggtgacatggtgatgctcaaagtttcgccatggaagggtattattcggtttcggaaacgaggaaagttagctcctcggtttattggaccatttaaggttttagctcgtgttggtgaagtcgcgtatcgtttggaattacccgaagagcttgcggggatccataatacatttcatgttttccatctccgtaagtgtcttgcggatgattcatcttgggtgccattagacgagattgagctaaataataagttagagtatatcgaggaaccgattgccatacttgatgagaaggtcaaaaggttgagacataaagaggttaggacttttaaagttcaatggcgtcgtagtaagggttccgagtttacttgggagcccgaagagtttgtgttggtttatcttccttcttgtcatgcggcttggatcgcgaggacgcgctctgattcaagtgggggagagttgtaacatcccgtttttcccgtacatatcgaaaggtacatacttaatcatttgtacgtatgtaactcgttgtttatgcgtaattgtgtagataagtcttaaaggagcttcggttagtgttaagtcttgtgagacttagatatgagagttagacgtgtattggaagcttgaacgaattaatgttgtgtaaaacgatttttgtgtttaagatggtcgagctgaccagatcgtgccttaggccgcgccgcgacaaatgggtccacgccgcggcaaagcaagcaaaccaggattagaagttgagttaagaagggtcaatttttatgttatatgtcgcgccgcgacgaaatggccgcgccgcggcaattctgctggacagattccgaACTTAGATCTTTTTGAGGGGTTTTAAGGGGCAAAATAGTAAATTGacatgtagatctgatgggagcattaactctccacgacattcatttaattcatttctttttctcttttctctccattttctctcccaaaacttaaaacccatttgaattataagtgagatttgagagtgaaggattgagggttgatctttggagcgagatttaaagttgttccttgtgtctctagctacgcgttgatagtctcggtaagttctaactctaagttttgagttttaattggttaatgactagggttttgggtactagagatttgtaagacccatttggtggtaaaatgggtgagtttgggttatgttgttgtaatgaaaccctaatagccacaatctaggggttttggccttgtgatttggagttgtaagtgccaaatggtgttgttagtcactaatgcactttaagatttatgaaagaagtgtaaatgggtaatttTGACATGATTGTGAATCTaagaaatataaaatgggtcaaaatgtactagttgacctaattagatgaaatgggtatggattaccctaagttttgtgttaattgaagttaatagactttaattcactagtcttagtgattaaagtcgagtcttggccatttatgggcggttgtgtgtagttgagtcatttaatgcaaattgggtcattaaatgctcaagtgggagtattgtggttaatcccactagttgtgaaattgaatgtgcacttaatgatttaggtacattgcgttgaagctcggaagtgctaaatcatcatccttgtgacaaggtgagtggaataattatatatgcatgtatatgatttatttgcttgtggggtatgggttaaagttcgatgttgacgataccataccctagtgtatatttgtgttgttgatgagggtttaaagttcgttgttgacgatacctcaaacgtatggaattaaagttcgatgttgacgatgacatacgattattgtagtgacgttgatgagggtttaaagttcgttgttgatgatacctcatatgtgggtttaaagttcggtgttgacgataccacattaatataggcgaatgggatttaagttcgatgttgacgataccattcgttgggctagccttgagatcttgagtactacggatgttgtgaacatcatcgttatacttgtgttttagcatattgtattgttgtgatataagctattgttatactagccttgttatcgtgatacttagcgttatacatgtgaagggtatgctaattaggtaactagtatgtatgcggatttggtaagtgtttgcaagtaagtaggttatatatatgtatgtataattgttgcactcactaagccttgcttaccctctcgttgtttaccattttataggtcccggcttggacaagggtaagggcatacgtttggactagtggtctcccgcttatgttgtcgggggtgcttttggtgttagcttttgaagttggcctaacgttttgggtagtttagccccaaaccatgctcgaggtcgtttggattataaactatccttgtagtgggtcaaatttgatttaaacttaattaatggctttcgtgccttttgtaaacatttaaattgatgtacgtttaaatggaacttatggaatggtttacatatttaattggcgcataaatgtgtattataaaaaaaaaatattattgtatggaatacgggttgggttgttttatGATTTAATAAGGATGGATGAGTGGGAAACAAAAAGTCAGGACCGGACAAAGacaaatgaataataaattaaataacttGATATTATAGTTGGATAATAGCTTATTGGAgtatattaacttgatattaaCTTGTTATTTTAGCAAGACGGCACAATAAAAACCAGAAAAAAGGCATGAAGTATAATGTCAAGAAAAAGAGCATGACTAGATCATCAAATTAATAAGTATTAACTATTTTTAGgtatgaaaaaaataaaaagactTACCCCATCTGAAGCAAGAACGATGAAGTTATCGCTTTCGGTGAGAACCCTATGGGAAAATTCAGGAGTAGATATAACTCCGTATTCCTTCAAGCAAAAATCTCCAAATGCTCGGGCCATCGCTAGCCCTGGTGCATCATCGAAAGGTAACCAAACTCTTGACACTTCGGGTTCATCTTGCAGTGCGAAAACTCGACCTTTACAACGTTTTATTCTTTCAGCCTCTCCTATCACATCACAATACACAATACTATAAATTAATATGGTCAATTTATTTTGTGTTGATAAAGGGCAAATGAGTAATTTAGCGTGGAAAAATACAAAATGGGATTACTTGGTAAGTCTGGTTTCAGATCAACGGTCAACTGAATTGCTACAAGTGAATTTTTGCTATCGTTAGACGCCATGATGGCCCGTGAATCACCAATGCTTCCAACGAAAAGATTTAATCCCTTAAAATCAAAGTTTTACAATAGACTAAGTTAAATTACACTAAAATTAAAAGTTACGTATGTCAGGTTTTGTGTTTATATGTAGGATTATTCTAACGACAATCTCAAGGGTTGTCGTTAAGGTGCAAAATACACTCGTACTTATTAATAACTGTCATGTAAAAGTCAACATTAACCAGTCTGTACAAATGCACCTTAATGACAACCTAAAGGTTATTGTTAAAAAAATCCATATATATtactatattactatatataataatgtaAAAAAATACCTGTTTTACAAGGGTGACAGCAGTGCTACCACTACAAAAGCAATCCAAACTAGGATCAAACCTCAACTCTTTATCCATCGATTTATACGACTTCAAAAACGCGTCTTTATACAACAATTCTACATTTTCATTTATTCCGACCTCATACTCGGCTCCATCTGATCCACAATCCCGACCACAACAAACCGCACCATTTGACTTTTCTTTCTTTGACTCGCGAGAATCAAGAAAAGAAAATAACTTCGATGGTAACGTGTCACGGACTTTAAGAGCAACAAGGTGACCATACGGTCCATGGCCATCAAAAACTCCACAAAAAGTGACATCATCTTCCATGAAATCCTGCATTGATTCACAATCAgccataaaataaataaataaatatataaataaataaaaaatcataAGCAAATCATCCGTTTTTTTAAGAGAACTTACTTCCCACACAAGCATTGCATCTTGATTTATGCCTTTACGCCCTTGTTGAGTATATATGCAAGAACTACGGCTTTTCCCATTTGTAAAAATCCGGTTTTGTATTGACGAAATATTTTGTAACGCACTCACGTGGTTCGAAAACGTTCGTTTTGTTCTTTTTTGTCCACCACTCATAACGATTTCAACGCACGATGATTGTGAAACGGTCTCTCCGTCGCTCATACTACTACAAGAACTCATACTACTTGTTGAGACACAACACCCCATTTTCGGTTGACCATATACGAAGAAAATGCAAAGATTGAAGAAGATCCAGTATCAAAAGTCAACAGATGATAAGACCATCTATGAAATAGTAGAAATGGAAATTTCAGTTAGAAGATAGACAACTTGTTATAGACATAAATCGAACTTAATAGAACAAGTGGGAACTTTTTCATTTAATAtatctaataaatatatatattgccgttcaaaaaatatatatagatatataataaatgTAAGTAGAGGTTGGTTAaagaatcatgtgaaattgtcaagAGATAGACAGATAGTTAAAGATATTGTCAACTGTATGTTCTTAAATACAAACACATTAAACAAGTGAAGATTAATATTTATGTTGGCATAATTGAAGCCGGTTTGATTCAAAACATGACAAAAAAGATTCTTCTTGAATTGATCAATAAGaaaaattaacttgtaatttttatagTAAGAAAAATTACAATGATGACGTGACAGAAGGCTTTTAGTTGTGTTTGCTTGGAAAAATGATTGATTTTTATCATGCCAATTGAAACTTACAAaataaaaaaagtaaaaataaaaattctttCTGTAAATTATAATTGAGTAAATAAATCATTCCCATCTTACCTTTAATCTCTTTTAATCCTTTAGAAGATTGAAAAAAACAAAAAATAACACTTGGATTACACTAAATTTATGCATAAAAGTGAAGAAAATCAAGATTCTTAGTTCAATTTCAGTAAATCCTACATCTACATCAACATATATCTACAGTCAAAAAGTGGTAACCTCAGTCAAATGGTGTAAAACACATATTTTTTAGTCTTCATGAAATTCCAAAGAAAATGGGAAACTTACTAACTAGGTaattgatttttattttttttacctacTCTGTTTCCTACAAGTATAGATGGTAGCAAAAGAGTGCCCATCACACAAGACCAACTTTTCAGAGAGCTAATCTTTAAATTCAAGCAGAAATGTAAGTAGCAAACACATTTCTTATAATACACTCAATGAGCATCTCCAATTAACAACACAACTC of the Rutidosis leptorrhynchoides isolate AG116_Rl617_1_P2 chromosome 5, CSIRO_AGI_Rlap_v1, whole genome shotgun sequence genome contains:
- the LOC139846920 gene encoding probable protein phosphatase 2C 52, producing MGCCVSTSSMSSCSSMSDGETVSQSSCVEIVMSGGQKRTKRTFSNHVSALQNISSIQNRIFTNGKSRSSCIYTQQGRKGINQDAMLVWEDFMEDDVTFCGVFDGHGPYGHLVALKVRDTLPSKLFSFLDSRESKKEKSNGAVCCGRDCGSDGAEYEVGINENVELLYKDAFLKSYKSMDKELRFDPSLDCFCSGSTAVTLVKQGLNLFVGSIGDSRAIMASNDSKNSLVAIQLTVDLKPDLPREAERIKRCKGRVFALQDEPEVSRVWLPFDDAPGLAMARAFGDFCLKEYGVISTPEFSHRVLTESDNFIVLASDGVWDVLSNEEVIEIVSSSSTRSSAARTLVESAAREWKTKYPTSRMDDCAVVCLFLDGNMDSESDCEQQGFCSATLADESNDVGHNSEPSLQRNGTVRSTEEKNEETAVEWSGLEGVNRVNSLVQLPRFSEELITVS